One Lujinxingia sediminis DNA window includes the following coding sequences:
- a CDS encoding restriction endonuclease has protein sequence MVDQAAIRRAVQGRNYSVRIHEEWRTPAGNRRNAPMYEASIRNDFLGKERVIKGKEYGAVRQKCEDQLEKWAAEEIKKRVIQAEKDDKKRAAAACEVADEEAKVLIRRLRGILHATLTIDDRIDWQALVDRQPPPPFAFPESLPAAPEKPPFPELPKASFWEWLLPQMKRNRLQRTEELEQSYAATCEGMQQNLARAREDYRARLAVAQRAHEVSAANFLREQRRRNESIMAFKTQFEAGHPKAIIEYLREVFERSEYPEGYYVAHEATYDQPSETIVIDLTLPSQDEISDVEGYKFIASRKEQKEIKMKKKDHDALYETVVQQTILRTIHEVFESLYTPHIQAVVVNGWVTALNKATGHDETSCVISVSTERSAFEAIQLERVDPAECLRQLKGVVAGPLSQLAPVKPIMQLNRADNRFVESKEVLAEYNSKSNLAEMPWEQFEHLVRELFSEMFSGADTEVKVTQASNDGGVDAIAFDPDPIRGGKFVIQAKRYTNVVPVSAVRDLYGTMISEGATKGLLVTTAHFGRDTRSFANGKPISLIDGANLVYLLEEHGHKVRLDVAEARAKRRSGT, from the coding sequence ATGGTCGATCAAGCCGCGATTCGACGGGCAGTTCAAGGGCGCAATTACTCGGTTAGAATTCACGAAGAGTGGAGGACGCCGGCAGGGAATCGTCGCAATGCACCCATGTATGAGGCGTCCATACGGAACGATTTTTTGGGAAAAGAACGCGTTATAAAAGGTAAAGAGTACGGCGCAGTTCGGCAAAAATGTGAAGACCAGTTGGAAAAGTGGGCCGCCGAGGAAATTAAGAAACGAGTCATTCAAGCCGAAAAAGACGACAAAAAACGTGCTGCGGCGGCGTGTGAAGTCGCCGATGAAGAGGCCAAGGTCTTGATACGTCGTCTTCGAGGCATTTTGCACGCCACGCTAACAATCGATGATCGAATCGACTGGCAGGCCTTGGTGGATCGGCAGCCCCCTCCACCCTTTGCATTTCCTGAATCGCTCCCTGCAGCGCCTGAAAAGCCGCCTTTTCCAGAGCTTCCAAAGGCGTCGTTTTGGGAGTGGCTTCTGCCTCAAATGAAGAGGAACAGACTCCAGCGGACGGAGGAGCTCGAGCAAAGTTATGCGGCGACATGTGAGGGGATGCAGCAAAATCTCGCGCGTGCACGGGAGGACTATCGGGCGCGACTCGCGGTAGCACAACGTGCTCATGAAGTGAGTGCGGCGAATTTTCTGCGCGAGCAACGTCGTCGAAATGAATCGATCATGGCGTTTAAGACTCAGTTTGAAGCCGGCCATCCCAAAGCCATTATCGAGTATTTGCGGGAGGTCTTTGAGAGAAGCGAGTACCCTGAGGGGTACTATGTCGCTCATGAGGCTACCTACGATCAGCCGTCGGAGACTATAGTCATCGACCTCACACTGCCGTCTCAGGATGAGATTTCGGATGTGGAAGGCTACAAGTTCATCGCGAGCAGAAAGGAGCAAAAAGAAATTAAGATGAAGAAGAAGGATCACGACGCGCTCTACGAGACTGTCGTTCAGCAGACGATCCTTCGCACGATTCATGAGGTGTTCGAGTCGCTATACACACCGCATATTCAGGCGGTGGTTGTTAATGGTTGGGTGACTGCGCTCAATAAGGCGACCGGTCACGATGAGACGTCCTGCGTGATCTCGGTTTCGACAGAACGGAGTGCATTTGAGGCGATTCAGCTCGAGCGCGTCGACCCGGCAGAATGTTTGAGACAACTCAAGGGGGTCGTGGCTGGCCCCCTTTCTCAGCTCGCGCCTGTAAAGCCCATCATGCAGCTGAACCGGGCGGACAATCGCTTTGTCGAATCCAAAGAGGTTTTGGCCGAGTATAATAGCAAGAGCAATCTGGCCGAGATGCCCTGGGAGCAGTTTGAGCACCTGGTTCGGGAGCTCTTTAGCGAAATGTTCTCGGGTGCAGACACCGAAGTAAAGGTGACGCAAGCCAGCAACGATGGAGGAGTCGACGCGATAGCGTTTGATCCGGACCCAATTCGCGGCGGAAAGTTCGTCATTCAGGCCAAGCGCTACACCAATGTGGTGCCGGTTTCGGCAGTCCGAGACCTCTACGGCACGATGATTTCCGAGGGCGCCACCAAAGGCCTCCTGGTGACGACTGCGCATTTCGGGCGAGATACTCGAAGCTTTGCCAATGGAAAGCCGATCTCGCTGATCGACGGAGCAAACCTGGTTTATTTGTTGGAAGAGCATGGTCATAAGGTGCGCCTTGATGTGGCCGAGGCGCGAGCCAAACGCCGATCAGGGACTTGA
- a CDS encoding YHYH domain-containing protein: protein MKSLWIACLGTFVIIIGCSNLAEAHPGRTASDGCHMCRTNCEKWGQEQGVRHCHGERHQPRPRSTPPVSKPESPVAFPERAADE from the coding sequence ATGAAGAGCCTGTGGATCGCGTGTCTTGGGACGTTCGTAATTATCATTGGATGCTCGAATTTGGCGGAGGCTCACCCTGGACGGACCGCTTCTGACGGGTGTCATATGTGTCGGACAAATTGCGAGAAATGGGGTCAGGAACAAGGTGTGCGGCATTGTCATGGCGAACGGCATCAGCCTAGACCAAGGTCCACGCCACCGGTGTCAAAACCCGAGTCGCCTGTGGCCTTTCCTGAGCGAGCGGCGGACGAGTGA
- a CDS encoding M23 family metallopeptidase, producing MATIIIGITLFAHLILAPILIAWVAFSRTNARLYWLLVTLFTASFLATMHVAGAGWSWFGLFWRWLFLALFVLAIGRFLRKRWSQLPWLPPKKVKPWLATLLVGLLAVYFLTSIPYLVSAGSHDGRTTELTWPLPDGDFFIMHGGGNEAVNHHYNVPAQRYGLDIVQLNDYGVRARGLLPPTLDAYAIYRTPVLAPCDGEVLAARNDLPDQKPMEMDPDNLLGNHLTIHCHDLTIVLAHLLEGTLRVDVGDHVRAGQSIAEVGNTGNTSEPHLHIHAVEGRVTDHDELAFKGKGRSMTFSGRFLQRNDRVDVR from the coding sequence GTGGCAACAATCATCATCGGCATCACCCTCTTTGCTCACCTCATCCTGGCCCCCATCCTTATCGCCTGGGTGGCCTTCAGCCGTACAAACGCTCGCCTCTACTGGCTTCTCGTAACGCTCTTTACGGCCTCGTTTCTCGCCACGATGCACGTCGCCGGTGCCGGCTGGAGCTGGTTCGGCTTGTTCTGGCGCTGGCTCTTCCTGGCGCTCTTTGTACTCGCTATCGGACGCTTTCTGCGAAAGCGCTGGAGCCAGCTTCCCTGGCTTCCCCCCAAAAAAGTCAAACCCTGGCTGGCCACCCTGCTCGTCGGACTACTCGCCGTCTACTTTCTGACCTCGATCCCCTACCTGGTCTCGGCCGGCTCCCACGACGGTCGCACCACCGAGCTGACCTGGCCTCTTCCCGACGGCGACTTCTTTATCATGCACGGCGGCGGCAATGAGGCCGTCAACCACCACTACAACGTCCCGGCCCAGCGCTACGGCCTCGACATCGTGCAGCTCAATGACTACGGCGTTCGCGCCCGGGGCCTCCTGCCCCCAACACTCGACGCCTACGCCATCTACCGCACCCCCGTGCTGGCTCCCTGCGACGGCGAGGTGCTCGCTGCGCGCAATGACCTCCCTGACCAGAAACCGATGGAGATGGACCCCGACAATCTCCTGGGCAACCACCTCACCATCCACTGCCACGACCTCACCATCGTGCTGGCCCACCTGCTGGAGGGCACCCTGCGCGTCGACGTCGGTGACCACGTCCGCGCCGGCCAATCCATCGCCGAGGTCGGAAACACCGGCAACACCTCCGAGCCCCACCTCCACATCCACGCCGTCGAGGGCCGCGTCACCGACCACGATGAACTGGCGTTTAAGGGCAAGGGCCGGTCGATGACCTTCAGCGGCCGCTTTTTGCAGCGAAACGATCGTGTGGACGTCCGCTGA
- a CDS encoding CARDB domain-containing protein gives MMMIRKSTLLALVLMISMAFSVMACGESADDTTGDETPNAAASFTLELNTAGSTLSVDEGQAVEVAFNVENTGDADGTATVTFSLGDFTDTAEIAVAAGSTEAGSFSWTTAAGDAGSYSAEVTLGETTVTAGVEVSEVIIDEASAFFELSIDTEASTLTVVEGESLKVVVVGMNTGDAEGIIELTGQITMEGGAVGALDIRPQGEEATTPIAPGQGVQIQATLPTGPGEQELSAGTHSLEISSLHDSVTTEIVITAPQ, from the coding sequence ATGATGATGATACGGAAGAGCACCCTTCTGGCCTTAGTGCTGATGATTTCGATGGCTTTCTCTGTGATGGCCTGCGGCGAAAGCGCCGACGACACCACGGGAGACGAGACTCCCAACGCCGCCGCGAGTTTTACGCTTGAGCTGAATACGGCGGGTAGCACGCTCAGCGTCGACGAGGGGCAGGCTGTGGAAGTGGCCTTTAACGTCGAGAATACGGGCGACGCCGACGGCACGGCGACGGTGACGTTCAGCCTGGGTGATTTTACGGATACGGCAGAGATTGCTGTGGCGGCCGGAAGCACCGAGGCCGGGAGCTTTAGCTGGACCACCGCTGCGGGTGATGCCGGCAGCTACAGCGCGGAAGTCACGCTGGGTGAGACGACGGTGACCGCCGGTGTCGAGGTCAGTGAGGTGATTATTGACGAAGCCAGCGCGTTCTTTGAGCTGAGCATTGATACTGAAGCGAGCACGCTGACTGTTGTTGAGGGCGAGTCGCTGAAGGTTGTGGTTGTGGGGATGAATACGGGAGATGCCGAAGGGATTATCGAGCTCACCGGGCAGATCACGATGGAAGGTGGGGCCGTGGGCGCGCTGGACATTCGGCCGCAGGGCGAGGAGGCGACTACGCCGATTGCTCCGGGTCAGGGCGTTCAGATTCAGGCGACGCTGCCCACGGGGCCGGGCGAGCAGGAGCTTTCGGCGGGAACGCATAGTCTGGAGATTTCGTCGCTGCATGATTCGGTGACGACCGAGATCGTGATCACCGCGCCTCAGTAA
- a CDS encoding DUF6261 family protein: MFETNGDTLNLYKQGIGSMLFCLDDLGPKAAARSFDALIDRINTSRNLCEHARKLDYDWQQSKLSGPAKRNEAMKTDVKIDRTLGQIFTIAQTFATGETDSPQRAAGQRITQSVFRKGVFPITALKYEDQHASVHELSHRLQNELAGDIDTLGLSGMVANLVEFNDLFGQQLSVHDNVLTFDMVQAARQEAEESFARVVLLALALTMDDLAARSELLSAVRDQQERTARYRRRRSTMPVVDAETGEIIDAEEGDDSGTLADVNAGAPIGGHSPALSE, translated from the coding sequence ATGTTCGAAACCAACGGCGACACGCTCAACCTCTACAAGCAGGGCATCGGCAGCATGCTCTTCTGTCTCGACGACCTCGGCCCCAAAGCCGCCGCACGCAGCTTTGATGCCCTCATCGACCGCATCAACACCAGCCGCAACCTCTGCGAACACGCCCGCAAGCTCGACTACGACTGGCAGCAATCCAAACTCAGCGGCCCGGCCAAACGCAACGAAGCGATGAAGACCGACGTCAAGATCGACCGCACCCTGGGCCAGATCTTCACGATCGCGCAGACCTTCGCCACCGGCGAGACCGACTCCCCCCAACGCGCCGCCGGCCAGCGCATCACGCAGTCGGTCTTTCGCAAGGGCGTCTTTCCCATCACCGCCCTCAAATACGAGGACCAGCACGCCTCCGTCCACGAGCTCAGCCACCGCCTCCAAAACGAGCTGGCCGGCGACATCGACACCCTGGGTCTCTCCGGCATGGTCGCCAACCTGGTCGAGTTCAACGACCTCTTCGGCCAGCAACTCTCGGTCCACGACAACGTCCTGACCTTCGACATGGTGCAGGCTGCCCGCCAGGAGGCCGAGGAGAGCTTCGCCCGGGTCGTGCTGCTGGCCCTGGCGCTGACGATGGACGATCTGGCGGCTCGCTCCGAGCTTTTGTCGGCGGTGCGGGATCAGCAGGAGCGTACGGCACGGTACCGCCGTCGCCGCTCCACTATGCCGGTGGTTGATGCCGAAACCGGCGAAATCATCGACGCAGAAGAAGGCGACGATTCGGGCACTCTGGCCGATGTCAACGCCGGCGCTCCGATCGGTGGGCACTCGCCAGCGCTCAGCGAATGA
- a CDS encoding AraC family transcriptional regulator: MTSEFTTPQRIPGLRHTTTEDYLTRMANLQAYITDHLDDDLAPDTLARVAAMSKHHFHRVFRGMFGESVAEHLRRLRLERAAIQVRRSERPLLRIAVDAGYGSHEAFTRAFKSHFDLTPSQLREALPPHYDRRLSSELRPTLPEAPLDVELRHRPASPIIMLRHWGPYLEIGPAFDRLLAWALERGLDPEAIELCGAYHDDPEITAAEQLRSDACVVHRGHLQGTGEYVASELPGGTFAVVLHRGPYETLYKTYLRLIGHWLPSSGYEPVAEPLIERYLNHPAHTPPEDLLTEVWARLQPTSAHL, translated from the coding sequence ATGACCTCCGAATTCACCACCCCGCAGCGCATCCCCGGCCTGCGTCACACCACCACCGAGGATTACCTCACCCGCATGGCCAACTTGCAGGCCTACATCACCGACCACCTCGACGACGACCTCGCTCCCGACACGCTCGCCAGGGTCGCAGCGATGTCCAAACACCACTTCCACCGGGTGTTTCGGGGCATGTTCGGTGAATCGGTTGCCGAGCACCTGCGCCGCCTGCGCCTGGAACGCGCGGCCATCCAGGTGCGGCGCAGCGAGCGCCCCCTGCTTCGCATCGCCGTCGACGCCGGCTACGGCTCCCATGAGGCCTTCACCCGCGCCTTCAAGAGCCACTTCGACCTCACCCCCTCCCAGCTTCGCGAAGCGCTGCCCCCGCACTACGACCGCCGCCTGAGCTCCGAGCTCCGACCGACCCTGCCCGAGGCCCCCCTCGATGTCGAGCTACGCCACCGACCCGCCTCACCAATAATCATGCTACGCCACTGGGGCCCCTACCTTGAGATCGGGCCGGCCTTTGATCGCCTCCTGGCCTGGGCGCTGGAGCGCGGCCTCGACCCCGAGGCCATCGAGCTTTGCGGCGCCTACCACGACGATCCCGAGATCACCGCCGCCGAACAGCTGCGCTCCGACGCCTGCGTGGTGCATCGTGGCCACTTGCAGGGCACCGGGGAGTACGTCGCCTCGGAGCTTCCGGGGGGGACCTTCGCGGTGGTGTTGCATCGTGGGCCCTACGAAACGCTTTATAAAACCTACCTGCGCCTGATCGGCCACTGGCTCCCCTCCAGCGGCTACGAACCCGTCGCCGAACCGCTCATCGAGCGCTACCTAAACCACCCCGCCCACACCCCACCCGAAGACCTTTTGACCGAAGTCTGGGCGCGCCTCCAACCCACCTCCGCCCACCTCTAA
- the parS gene encoding type II RES/Xre toxin-antitoxin system antitoxin: MSTAPLIEDILNVEPDETMEAHILQGFHYRTIEALQNYLNLSQVEMAKALGVSRQTLIRNLKAKKHHLSSQLSDQLYRVARITRRAIEVLGERDAAASWLKCENAALGGRPPIHLLKTDAGAEKVAELLGRIEFGVYS; encoded by the coding sequence ATGTCCACCGCCCCCCTCATCGAAGATATTCTCAACGTCGAGCCCGATGAGACCATGGAGGCCCATATTCTTCAGGGCTTTCATTACCGCACCATCGAGGCTCTCCAGAACTACCTCAACCTCAGCCAGGTCGAGATGGCGAAGGCCCTGGGCGTGAGCCGCCAGACGCTGATCCGCAACCTCAAGGCCAAAAAGCATCATCTCTCCTCCCAGCTCTCCGACCAGCTCTACCGGGTGGCCCGCATCACGCGCCGCGCCATTGAGGTGTTGGGGGAGCGGGACGCCGCGGCGAGCTGGCTCAAATGTGAGAACGCGGCACTGGGCGGTCGTCCTCCTATTCATCTTTTAAAAACCGACGCCGGCGCCGAGAAGGTCGCCGAGCTCCTCGGCCGCATCGAGTTCGGGGTCTACAGCTGA
- a CDS encoding L-lactate permease produces the protein MTWWLEALLAASPIALILVAMLLFKRSAATAGAFGLLLTLALTFLHFGFPSLSGVDAPLTIGLAGSLAEASFTAASILWIIFGALCIHRLQLHSGAIDALRAHLGRLTDDPRLMAILIAWFFALFLEGAAGFGTPAALTAPFLVAFGFPAVHAVAITLIGYAVGVSFGALGTPIMVQLASTDVAPLNLGRVTSDLSVPVGALLLALMLWQAHRCAASMPSHRTSPRSIASWYALAACGCLLPMALIARHLGPELPTLGGAVVGASLFIIALKLRRHSDSDTPQPLPEGDAPQPSTMPLYKAASPYLIVILLVLLTRQVAPLNTLLRSLDLSWQLFDHFQAHVEPLFHPGTILLLAFLTASRIQATSWRATARAAITALHMILPITLALLAMLSISRLMVHAHMVDALAEAAAHTGATWPLLAPLVGALGTFVTGSATASNILFTDFQLAAANHLGLDPLRLIGAQGAGAAIGNTIAPHSIIAGCATVGISGHEADVLKRTLLPALLALILAGLLVKILAG, from the coding sequence ATGACCTGGTGGCTCGAAGCACTCCTCGCAGCTTCTCCCATCGCCCTCATCCTCGTGGCGATGCTCCTCTTTAAACGCTCCGCGGCCACCGCCGGCGCCTTCGGACTGCTCCTCACACTCGCACTCACATTCCTCCACTTCGGCTTCCCTTCCCTCTCCGGTGTTGACGCTCCTCTCACCATCGGCCTGGCTGGCTCCCTGGCAGAAGCCTCTTTCACCGCCGCCTCCATCCTCTGGATCATCTTTGGAGCGCTGTGCATCCACCGCCTCCAACTCCACTCCGGCGCCATCGACGCCCTCCGCGCACACCTGGGCCGCCTCACCGACGATCCCCGGCTGATGGCCATCCTCATCGCCTGGTTCTTCGCCCTCTTTCTCGAAGGCGCCGCCGGCTTCGGCACACCCGCAGCCCTGACCGCACCCTTTCTCGTCGCCTTCGGCTTCCCCGCCGTCCACGCCGTCGCCATCACCCTGATAGGCTACGCCGTCGGCGTCTCTTTCGGTGCCCTCGGCACCCCCATCATGGTCCAACTCGCCAGCACTGACGTCGCCCCCCTCAACCTGGGTCGGGTCACCTCCGATCTGAGCGTTCCGGTTGGCGCACTCCTCCTCGCGCTGATGCTCTGGCAGGCCCATCGATGCGCCGCCTCAATGCCCTCGCACAGAACCAGTCCACGCTCCATCGCCAGCTGGTACGCACTCGCCGCCTGCGGATGCCTTCTCCCCATGGCGCTTATCGCGCGTCACCTCGGCCCGGAACTCCCCACCCTGGGCGGTGCCGTGGTTGGTGCCTCCCTCTTCATCATCGCCCTCAAACTCCGGAGACATTCCGACTCCGACACGCCACAACCTCTCCCCGAAGGCGACGCCCCTCAGCCCTCCACCATGCCACTCTACAAGGCCGCATCCCCCTACCTTATCGTCATCCTACTGGTCCTGCTCACCCGTCAGGTCGCCCCCCTCAACACGCTACTGCGCTCCCTCGACCTCTCCTGGCAACTCTTCGACCACTTCCAGGCCCACGTCGAACCCCTCTTTCACCCTGGCACCATCCTCCTGCTCGCCTTCCTGACCGCCTCCCGCATTCAGGCAACCTCATGGCGAGCCACCGCCCGCGCTGCCATCACCGCCCTGCACATGATCCTCCCCATCACACTCGCCCTCCTCGCCATGCTGAGCATCTCCCGGCTCATGGTACACGCCCACATGGTCGATGCACTCGCCGAAGCCGCCGCCCACACCGGCGCTACCTGGCCTCTCCTCGCCCCCCTCGTCGGTGCCCTGGGCACCTTCGTCACCGGCTCCGCCACCGCCTCCAATATCCTCTTCACCGACTTCCAACTCGCCGCAGCCAATCACCTCGGCCTCGACCCCCTCCGCCTCATCGGCGCTCAAGGCGCTGGCGCTGCCATCGGCAACACCATCGCCCCCCACAGCATCATCGCCGGCTGCGCTACCGTTGGCATCTCCGGCCACGAAGCCGACGTCCTCAAACGCACCCTCCTCCCCGCCCTCCTCGCCCTGATCCTCGCCGGACTCCTCGTCAAAATACTCGCTGGCTAA
- a CDS encoding GyrI-like domain-containing protein, producing MSLEFCRKEESARTLIGLEIRSSHATAWEDIPAFWERVMAENLLAELGDVSTIYAVYTDYAGDWQAPYTMVLAVACDAEREVPGGMRRVQVPAQTWASATLLDVTPQAVWAGWTEVWERWEDRDRRSYEVDLEIYRFGGEVPQVELQIGLEEGA from the coding sequence ATGAGCCTTGAATTCTGTCGAAAAGAAGAGAGCGCCCGCACCCTGATTGGCCTGGAGATTCGCAGCAGTCACGCCACCGCCTGGGAGGATATTCCGGCGTTCTGGGAGCGGGTGATGGCGGAGAATCTGCTCGCGGAGCTAGGTGATGTGAGCACGATCTATGCGGTGTACACCGACTACGCTGGCGACTGGCAGGCGCCCTACACGATGGTGTTGGCGGTGGCGTGCGACGCCGAGCGGGAGGTGCCCGGGGGGATGCGCCGGGTGCAGGTTCCGGCGCAGACCTGGGCCAGTGCGACCTTGCTCGACGTGACGCCCCAGGCGGTGTGGGCGGGGTGGACCGAGGTCTGGGAGCGCTGGGAGGATCGCGACCGGCGCAGCTACGAGGTCGACCTGGAGATCTACCGCTTCGGGGGGGAGGTCCCGCAGGTGGAGCTGCAGATCGGCCTGGAGGAGGGGGCATAA
- a CDS encoding RES family NAD+ phosphorylase codes for MMRAFRLTDQKWAATAFDGEGARRFGGRWNHRGSAVAYTSESLALATLEQLVHVPAGIPLAGRVAIRVDIPLELAIRTILPDELPEGWRRVDGLRALKTMGSEWILSQESAVLRVPSVIIPSEFNLLFNPSHPDLARLTFHPPEPYAFDPRLLSAPSG; via the coding sequence ATGATGCGCGCCTTTCGCCTCACCGATCAGAAATGGGCCGCCACCGCCTTTGATGGCGAAGGCGCCCGACGCTTTGGCGGCCGCTGGAACCACCGGGGCTCGGCGGTGGCCTACACCTCCGAGAGCCTCGCGCTGGCCACCCTGGAGCAGCTTGTGCACGTCCCGGCCGGCATCCCGCTCGCGGGACGCGTGGCCATCCGGGTCGACATCCCCCTTGAGCTCGCCATCCGCACCATCCTTCCCGACGAGCTGCCCGAAGGCTGGCGACGCGTCGACGGGTTGCGGGCGCTGAAGACGATGGGCTCCGAGTGGATCTTGAGCCAGGAGAGCGCGGTCTTGCGCGTGCCTTCGGTCATCATCCCCTCCGAATTTAACCTTCTTTTCAACCCCTCCCATCCCGATCTTGCCCGCCTTACGTTCCACCCGCCCGAGCCCTACGCCTTTGATCCACGTCTCCTGAGCGCCCCCTCCGGCTGA
- a CDS encoding P-loop NTPase fold protein encodes MLNLCGRTFYVFGVVLTVFEVEGKSHDAGGGYDLVASFLELGMAFVGCSFWGKCVPFGSCESLVFIKQERAVEMGLNTHIENYLEYYFDSDVDARYAVLIHGKWGVGKTFFVNRLKEHWEGTFDDAQILYVSLYGVAKVSDIQDQFFAQMHPVLASKPARIFALLGKDAMRFAYRAPLSHEDKSSVTTSLQAKGVADAVSGWLSEVKGHILIFDDLERCSMSLDVVLGYINSFVEHHGCKVVILANEDEIRTLVGVEGGGDGKQRRYQLVKEKLVGKGFHLQPDVDSAVKSFLRDMKPGVEPVVSPFLEMIVQIHQASGTENLRHLRSTFEEFQRLLMLFPKDVVGAFEVCGEDSPEYLFLKVVIEELTIMLHEVKSGCLSVKDVPRFRSAMLRVAMQSGKESEPYSQRDIEEFGEELLRAAVQAVPKYKAFIHWTTPVGLLPITWGKFFAFSFVPSDELKDGFESFVVPYRGRREPWERLIHVWELDDSEYDDAMRFVDDELAHYGEHRLGVLLHIFGVKVDLALTGHPDYDVKRVVREAKAYVSELKGRRGLVLGPDADRYAGGLIGSMYKNRQFDAWESDEFQEIHRFAVECFEKQQQDLLVECAKLKVVANLHDSQWLYENLTRARSKGEYADVPVLASLEQSQFVSAFELLSLGDRLSVVGVLKARYESRLPDELKRLCAERPLIDALVASVEKARSRHGKATWLAGRVILERLEEVQSQLTSVELVDESEQVLSEAKGAEAVSDESP; translated from the coding sequence ATGTTGAATCTGTGTGGGCGTACATTTTATGTTTTTGGTGTGGTTTTGACAGTTTTTGAGGTTGAAGGTAAGTCCCATGACGCAGGGGGAGGGTATGATTTGGTAGCATCTTTTTTGGAGTTGGGTATGGCGTTTGTGGGCTGTTCTTTTTGGGGAAAGTGTGTGCCGTTTGGGAGTTGCGAGTCTTTGGTTTTTATAAAACAAGAGAGAGCGGTGGAAATGGGTCTGAATACGCATATCGAAAACTACCTTGAATATTACTTTGATTCAGATGTTGATGCTCGTTATGCAGTCTTGATTCATGGGAAATGGGGAGTGGGAAAGACTTTTTTTGTTAATCGTCTAAAGGAGCATTGGGAAGGGACGTTCGACGATGCTCAGATCCTTTATGTGAGTCTTTATGGTGTCGCCAAAGTTTCCGATATCCAGGATCAGTTTTTTGCGCAGATGCATCCTGTTTTGGCCTCGAAACCCGCGCGGATTTTCGCTCTTTTGGGAAAAGATGCGATGAGGTTTGCCTATCGCGCTCCCTTAAGTCATGAAGATAAGTCAAGTGTCACCACCAGCCTGCAAGCGAAAGGCGTGGCCGATGCGGTGAGCGGATGGCTCTCCGAAGTCAAAGGTCATATCTTGATATTTGATGACCTTGAGCGATGTTCGATGAGTCTGGATGTCGTTCTCGGCTATATTAATAGCTTCGTCGAGCATCATGGGTGTAAAGTTGTTATTCTCGCCAATGAAGATGAGATTCGAACGTTGGTCGGAGTCGAAGGTGGTGGAGATGGAAAGCAAAGGCGTTATCAGCTCGTGAAGGAGAAGTTGGTTGGTAAAGGTTTTCACCTTCAGCCAGATGTTGACAGCGCTGTTAAATCTTTTTTGAGAGATATGAAGCCGGGTGTTGAACCTGTAGTTTCTCCTTTTCTGGAAATGATTGTTCAAATTCATCAGGCGTCAGGTACGGAGAACTTACGCCATCTTCGAAGCACGTTTGAAGAGTTTCAGCGCTTGCTGATGCTCTTTCCAAAAGACGTGGTCGGGGCTTTTGAAGTATGTGGAGAGGACAGTCCCGAATATCTCTTTTTGAAGGTGGTGATAGAGGAGTTGACGATCATGCTTCATGAGGTGAAGTCGGGGTGTTTGAGCGTGAAGGATGTTCCTCGATTTCGCAGTGCGATGCTTCGGGTAGCGATGCAATCTGGAAAAGAGTCTGAGCCCTACTCTCAACGAGATATAGAGGAATTTGGTGAGGAATTGCTCAGAGCCGCTGTGCAGGCAGTTCCTAAGTATAAAGCGTTTATCCATTGGACAACGCCAGTTGGTTTGCTCCCCATAACGTGGGGAAAGTTCTTTGCGTTTTCCTTTGTGCCGTCCGATGAGCTTAAAGATGGTTTTGAGTCTTTTGTTGTGCCATATAGGGGAAGGCGAGAGCCGTGGGAGAGGTTGATCCATGTTTGGGAGTTGGATGATAGTGAATATGACGATGCTATGAGGTTTGTGGATGATGAGCTGGCTCATTATGGAGAGCATCGTCTAGGGGTTCTTTTGCATATCTTTGGTGTAAAGGTTGATCTGGCTTTGACCGGGCATCCGGATTATGATGTGAAACGTGTTGTTCGAGAGGCTAAGGCGTATGTTTCTGAGCTTAAAGGAAGAAGGGGGTTGGTGTTGGGTCCCGATGCTGACCGCTATGCAGGTGGTTTGATCGGGTCTATGTATAAAAATAGGCAATTTGATGCCTGGGAAAGCGACGAGTTTCAAGAGATTCATCGCTTTGCTGTGGAGTGCTTCGAAAAACAACAACAGGACCTCCTGGTTGAATGTGCCAAGTTGAAAGTTGTGGCTAACTTGCACGACAGTCAATGGTTGTATGAAAACCTTACGCGTGCACGGTCAAAGGGGGAGTACGCGGACGTGCCTGTGTTGGCGAGTCTTGAACAGAGTCAGTTTGTTAGTGCCTTTGAGTTATTATCGCTCGGAGACCGATTGAGCGTGGTCGGCGTTCTTAAAGCCCGCTACGAGTCAAGACTGCCTGATGAGCTGAAGAGGCTATGTGCTGAACGCCCGTTGATCGATGCGCTTGTGGCCTCCGTGGAGAAGGCCCGTAGCCGACATGGCAAGGCAACCTGGTTGGCAGGGAGAGTGATTCTTGAACGGCTTGAAGAGGTGCAAAGCCAGCTGACCTCAGTCGAGTTGGTCGACGAATCAGAGCAGGTTTTGAGCGAAGCGAAAGGTGCGGAAGCTGTGAGTGACGAGAGTCCCTAA